The Cytophagia bacterium CHB2 genome includes a region encoding these proteins:
- a CDS encoding aminopeptidase, which yields MPDPRLEKLADLLVHYSVKVRPRDKVVIQGEAIAAPLLSAVYARVLQVGGYPIVLPELPEIDELFYRHASGEQLQYVSEIDRLVRERHDVLIQIDGASNTKALSNVDPKKISLRAQARAVLSTILMQRTAAGELRWVYTIFPTHAYAQDAEMSLREFEDFFYQACMPDLHDPVGYWQRVAVQQDRIVKWLSGKQRVHVEAPGTDLRLSIAGRPFINCAGNFNLPDGEVFTAPVEDSVEGQVYFSYPAIYGGKEVAGVRLWFEQGKVVRASAEKNEEFLLATLDTDEGARRAGEFAIATNEGITRFTRQILFDEKIGGSFHLALGASYPESGGVNQSAIHWDMICDLRAGGEIWVDEQLLYKEGKFVMAA from the coding sequence ATGCCTGATCCCCGTCTCGAAAAACTCGCCGATTTACTCGTTCATTACTCCGTCAAAGTCCGTCCGCGTGACAAAGTCGTGATTCAAGGTGAAGCGATCGCCGCGCCGCTTTTGTCCGCCGTCTATGCCAGGGTTTTGCAAGTCGGCGGCTATCCCATTGTGCTGCCCGAGCTGCCGGAGATCGATGAATTGTTTTATCGTCACGCCTCCGGTGAACAATTGCAGTATGTTTCTGAGATCGATCGTTTGGTGCGCGAGCGTCACGATGTTCTCATTCAAATCGACGGCGCCAGCAACACCAAGGCGCTGAGTAATGTCGATCCGAAAAAAATCTCCCTGCGGGCGCAAGCGCGCGCGGTGTTGAGCACAATTTTGATGCAACGCACGGCGGCCGGAGAATTGCGCTGGGTCTACACCATTTTCCCGACGCATGCCTATGCGCAAGACGCCGAGATGAGCTTGCGCGAATTTGAAGATTTCTTTTATCAAGCCTGCATGCCGGATTTGCACGACCCGGTTGGGTATTGGCAACGCGTTGCCGTACAGCAAGATCGTATCGTCAAATGGCTGAGTGGCAAGCAGCGCGTGCACGTGGAAGCGCCGGGCACGGATTTGCGTTTGAGCATTGCCGGGCGGCCGTTCATCAATTGCGCGGGAAATTTTAACCTGCCGGACGGCGAGGTTTTCACCGCGCCGGTGGAAGACAGCGTCGAAGGCCAGGTGTATTTCTCCTATCCCGCGATTTATGGCGGCAAAGAGGTGGCAGGCGTGCGCCTGTGGTTCGAACAGGGCAAAGTCGTGCGCGCCAGCGCTGAAAAAAATGAAGAATTCTTGCTGGCCACGCTGGACACCGACGAGGGCGCGCGCCGCGCCGGCGAGTTTGCCATTGCCACCAATGAGGGTATTACGCGCTTCACGCGCCAAATTTTGTTCGATGAAAAAATCGGCGGCAGCTTTCACCTGGCGTTGGGCGCGAGCTATCCGGAATCCGGCGGCGTCAATCAATCCGCGATTCATTGGGACATGATTTGCGATTTACGCGCCGGCGGGGAAATTTGGGTGGATGAGCAGTTGTTGTATAAAGAGGGGAAATTTGTAATGGCGGCTTGA